The following proteins come from a genomic window of Rhodothermales bacterium:
- a CDS encoding DUF4175 family protein, translating to MASNQRVLSLVRLVRQRLRRRALVQGVALTLLTLLFFVVLYLVVYLNTEIELTYLLAGAALAGVAVLYVAVRYLIQPLLLKMDDRQVALFIEEKIPGLEDRLNSAVEVNSKMADAETGSLLDRLVDDAVQQVRSIPITTVVDRKKERIMAVAAGAGALLFLVYGYYASDAILSAFSGVKYTLAATEEQPPMTVAPGSVEIERGATQEVIVELRDPTEDEVFITFRTPGGEWQKAAMRKGIGQPVYLHEFAEVQEPLEYFVQHDELQSDIFTVSLYAFPEIERIDLRYTYPAYTGLPPRVEEDSGDIRGLKGARVGVSVTATGDLEEAALVMDSGRRVPLQSAGDGVYRAEIALEAEDLYHVELRDRAGKQNKFPDDYLIVPEEDERPRISITDPQQDVRVNAIEEVVVAAKVEDDYGVKDLRLRFSVNGEDEETVALMPADQARTASVTGDYVFFLEDYELEPGDVISYYVEAEDFFAGRDAEASDMYFIEVAPFDQRFTQANNTGGGGGGGGGQSRTVISQQEIIAATWKLHRSRNEGTPEAFQEAVRGLVQAQASLKESIEERIGSTAFSLELRDSEDSQKIVEYLRGAVDEMDGAIEVLETAKLEEALAPERRALNFLLRADALNRDRQVAMNRDPSQGGGGGGGSMEDRMTELMDLELDISRDKYEMQQQPQQQGGGGGEQQMDDAMQRIKELARKQQRLANQRQQSLQGEDEKRFIERLKRDQDEIREQAEELAQQMQQMSRSEENVSREMQQGLQRAIDNMREAERSLRNGDDQRAAAQQQQALNELDQLQQDMRMAGADNKRELLDEFVRDFEEMRQQEERLGSDIASAFEKAQESGRIEQEELENLRENRESMRNNLDRLKRQAESLEAGIREEDPEAATTLRNMMQQMRRDDLEKNMDDSQAALERGWIDFAERIQDSIDESLRGLTTQARELQENLPQTDEDQLRRALADLQDIRERMEEAQERAGQQGRPAEDQQSQSQQSQSQQEGQQPGQDSQGQQSQNPQGQQGQQGQQGEGQSGQQGGARGQAARMQQQARQAEQTLDRLQEQLGGEEGDGEMQRSLQRAQQSLRRVADASFTGILIDEDSAQDFFNENVYDPLSDLEMLLSRQLDTIEMEKKLYGSRNAEVPDEYRDVVDRYYESLSKSRNE from the coding sequence ATGGCTTCAAACCAACGCGTCCTCTCTCTCGTCCGGCTGGTTCGTCAGCGGCTGCGCCGGCGCGCCCTGGTTCAGGGTGTCGCCCTCACGTTGCTGACGCTGCTGTTCTTCGTCGTGCTCTACCTCGTCGTGTACCTCAACACCGAGATCGAGCTGACGTACCTCCTGGCCGGCGCGGCGCTGGCGGGGGTGGCGGTGCTGTATGTGGCCGTCCGCTACCTCATCCAGCCGCTGCTGCTGAAGATGGACGACCGGCAGGTGGCGCTGTTTATCGAGGAGAAGATCCCCGGGTTGGAGGACCGCCTCAACAGTGCGGTGGAGGTGAACAGCAAGATGGCGGACGCCGAGACCGGCTCGCTCCTGGATCGGCTGGTGGACGACGCCGTCCAGCAGGTCCGCTCGATCCCGATCACGACGGTCGTCGATCGTAAAAAAGAGCGCATCATGGCCGTGGCCGCCGGCGCGGGGGCGCTGCTGTTCCTCGTCTACGGCTACTACGCGTCGGACGCCATCCTGAGCGCTTTTTCCGGCGTCAAATATACCCTCGCCGCCACCGAAGAGCAGCCCCCGATGACCGTGGCGCCAGGCAGCGTAGAGATCGAGCGCGGGGCGACGCAGGAGGTGATCGTCGAACTCCGCGATCCGACCGAAGACGAGGTCTTCATCACCTTCCGCACCCCGGGAGGCGAGTGGCAGAAGGCGGCCATGCGCAAAGGCATCGGGCAGCCGGTGTATCTCCATGAATTCGCCGAGGTGCAGGAGCCCCTCGAGTATTTCGTGCAGCATGACGAACTCCAGTCGGACATCTTTACCGTCTCCCTCTACGCCTTCCCCGAAATCGAGCGCATCGATCTGCGCTACACCTACCCGGCCTACACGGGCCTGCCGCCGCGGGTCGAGGAAGACAGCGGCGATATTCGGGGCCTCAAGGGCGCCCGGGTCGGCGTGAGTGTCACCGCGACGGGCGACCTCGAGGAGGCGGCACTGGTGATGGATAGCGGCCGACGGGTGCCCTTGCAGTCCGCCGGCGACGGCGTCTACCGCGCCGAGATCGCGCTCGAAGCCGAGGACCTGTACCATGTGGAGCTGCGCGACCGAGCCGGCAAGCAGAACAAGTTTCCGGACGACTACCTGATAGTCCCCGAGGAAGACGAGCGCCCGCGCATCTCGATCACCGACCCCCAGCAGGACGTGCGGGTGAACGCGATCGAGGAAGTCGTGGTGGCAGCGAAGGTGGAGGACGATTACGGGGTGAAGGACCTCCGGCTGCGCTTCTCGGTCAATGGGGAAGATGAGGAGACCGTCGCCCTCATGCCGGCCGACCAGGCCCGCACGGCCTCGGTCACCGGCGACTACGTCTTTTTCCTGGAAGATTATGAACTCGAGCCCGGAGACGTGATCTCGTATTATGTCGAGGCCGAGGACTTCTTCGCCGGCCGCGACGCCGAGGCGTCGGACATGTACTTCATCGAGGTCGCCCCGTTTGACCAGCGCTTCACCCAGGCGAACAACACGGGTGGCGGAGGTGGCGGTGGTGGCGGGCAGAGCCGGACCGTAATCAGCCAGCAGGAAATCATCGCCGCGACGTGGAAGCTCCACCGGTCGCGCAACGAAGGAACCCCGGAGGCCTTCCAGGAAGCCGTGCGCGGACTCGTACAGGCCCAGGCCAGCTTGAAAGAAAGCATCGAGGAGCGGATCGGGTCGACGGCCTTCTCGCTGGAATTACGCGACAGCGAGGATAGCCAGAAGATCGTCGAGTATCTCCGCGGGGCGGTCGACGAGATGGACGGCGCCATCGAGGTGCTCGAAACGGCGAAACTCGAAGAGGCCCTCGCCCCCGAGCGCCGCGCCCTCAATTTCCTCCTCCGCGCCGACGCGCTCAACCGCGACCGCCAGGTGGCCATGAACCGCGACCCGTCGCAGGGCGGCGGCGGTGGCGGTGGGTCGATGGAGGATCGGATGACGGAGTTGATGGATCTGGAGCTGGACATCTCCCGCGATAAATACGAGATGCAGCAACAGCCGCAGCAGCAGGGCGGCGGCGGCGGCGAACAGCAGATGGACGACGCCATGCAGCGGATCAAGGAACTGGCCCGCAAGCAGCAGCGGCTCGCCAACCAGCGCCAGCAATCCCTCCAGGGCGAGGACGAGAAGCGGTTCATCGAGCGCCTAAAACGGGACCAGGACGAAATCCGCGAGCAGGCCGAGGAGCTTGCCCAGCAGATGCAGCAGATGAGCCGGAGCGAGGAAAACGTCTCCCGCGAGATGCAGCAGGGGCTCCAGCGCGCCATCGACAACATGCGCGAAGCCGAACGGTCGTTGCGTAACGGCGACGACCAGCGGGCCGCCGCCCAGCAGCAGCAGGCGCTGAACGAACTCGACCAGCTCCAGCAAGACATGCGCATGGCCGGCGCCGACAACAAACGCGAACTGCTCGATGAGTTCGTCCGGGACTTCGAAGAGATGCGCCAGCAAGAGGAGCGCCTCGGATCGGATATCGCCTCGGCCTTCGAAAAGGCGCAGGAGAGCGGACGAATCGAACAGGAAGAGCTGGAGAATCTTCGCGAAAACCGTGAGAGCATGCGCAATAATCTCGACCGCCTGAAACGCCAGGCCGAGTCGCTCGAAGCCGGCATCCGCGAGGAAGACCCCGAAGCCGCCACGACCCTGCGCAATATGATGCAGCAGATGCGCCGCGACGACCTCGAGAAAAACATGGACGACTCCCAGGCCGCCCTCGAACGCGGATGGATCGATTTCGCCGAACGGATCCAGGATTCCATCGACGAGTCCCTGCGCGGCCTTACGACCCAGGCCCGCGAGCTGCAGGAAAACCTCCCGCAGACCGACGAAGATCAGCTACGCCGCGCCCTGGCCGATCTCCAGGACATCCGGGAACGCATGGAAGAGGCCCAGGAACGCGCTGGCCAGCAGGGCCGGCCGGCAGAGGATCAACAGTCTCAAAGCCAACAGTCTCAAAGCCAGCAAGAGGGCCAGCAGCCCGGGCAGGACAGCCAGGGCCAACAGAGCCAGAATCCGCAGGGCCAACAGGGTCAGCAGGGCCAGCAGGGCGAGGGACAATCCGGGCAACAAGGCGGCGCCCGCGGCCAGGCCGCCCGGATGCAGCAGCAGGCGCGACAGGCGGAGCAGACCCTCGATCGCTTGCAGGAGCAGCTCGGTGGTGAGGAAGGTGATGGGGAGATGCAGCGCAGCCTCCAGCGCGCCCAGCAGTCCCTCCGCCGCGTCGCCGACGCCAGTTTCACCGGTATTCTGATCGATGAAGACTCGGCCCAGGACTTCTTCAACGAAAACGTCTACGACCCGCTGTCGGACCTCGAGATGCTGCTCTCCCGCCAGCTCGACACCATCGAAATGGAAAAGAAGCTCTACGGATCGCGCAACGCCGAGGTGCCGGACGAGTATCGGGACGTCGTCGATCGCTATTACGAGTCGCTCTCGAAATCCAGGAATGAATGA